From a single Betaproteobacteria bacterium genomic region:
- a CDS encoding serine hydrolase gives MCIRDLARVGQMLQKGRYNNSQVIPAGVVEDIARGADAKAFEGGGFKTRKGWSYRSQWWVNPNFPRSFGAHGAFGQLLYVFPEHDLVIAKFGSHPNPLSSVTDPVHFQAFAALIQHLQLSVK, from the coding sequence TTGTGCATCCGCGACCTTGCGCGCGTCGGACAAATGCTGCAAAAGGGCCGATACAACAATAGTCAGGTGATACCGGCAGGAGTGGTCGAGGACATTGCCCGTGGTGCCGATGCGAAAGCCTTCGAAGGCGGTGGATTCAAGACACGCAAAGGCTGGTCCTATCGCAGCCAGTGGTGGGTCAACCCAAATTTTCCGCGCTCTTTCGGCGCCCATGGTGCATTCGGCCAGTTGCTGTACGTGTTCCCGGAACACGATCTGGTGATCGCTAAGTTTGGCTCACATCCGAACCCATTGAGCTCGGTCACTGATCCGGTGCATTTCCAAGCGTTCGCCGCATTGATTCAACATCTGCAATTAAGCGTGAAGTAA
- a CDS encoding MBL fold metallo-hydrolase: MPMPFVLSHINLWAIEDGNGWAIVDTGLRTSDTTAAWRKLFSGALGTRGASRVLVTHMHPDHIGMAGWLTRKFNCRLWMTRLEYLSCRTLVADTGREAPEDGIRFYEAAGWDENAIEHYRTRFGNFGKMTHALPDSYRRLQDRESITIGDHQWIVVVGNGHSPEHASLYCPDLKLLISGDQVLPRISSNVSVFPTEPDANPLEDWMASIEKIKREVPNDVLVLPAHNEPFRELHARLDYLASSQTSAIERLRTALQQPKRAVDVFDALFSRQIALDDHTQLGLATGESVAHLNYLIHRGEAIAQLDVDGVAWYQIVR, encoded by the coding sequence ATGCCCATGCCGTTTGTACTGTCACACATTAATCTTTGGGCGATTGAAGATGGCAACGGCTGGGCCATCGTCGATACAGGCCTGCGGACAAGTGACACTACAGCCGCGTGGCGGAAGTTGTTTTCGGGCGCACTCGGAACGAGAGGGGCTTCGCGTGTTCTGGTCACGCACATGCATCCAGATCACATTGGCATGGCAGGTTGGTTGACACGCAAATTTAATTGTCGGCTATGGATGACACGCTTGGAATACTTGTCATGCCGAACGCTTGTTGCTGACACAGGTCGCGAGGCTCCAGAGGACGGCATACGCTTTTATGAGGCGGCTGGATGGGATGAGAATGCCATTGAGCACTACCGTACACGATTCGGCAATTTCGGAAAAATGACGCATGCTTTACCGGACAGCTATCGCCGCTTGCAAGATAGAGAATCTATTACCATTGGCGATCACCAGTGGATAGTTGTAGTGGGTAACGGCCATTCGCCCGAGCACGCCAGTTTGTATTGCCCTGATCTCAAGCTTCTGATTTCTGGTGATCAGGTGCTACCGCGAATTTCCTCAAACGTGTCGGTCTTCCCGACCGAGCCAGATGCAAACCCATTGGAAGATTGGATGGCTTCGATTGAAAAAATCAAACGCGAAGTTCCCAATGATGTGCTCGTGCTACCTGCGCATAACGAACCATTCCGTGAATTGCATGCACGACTCGATTACCTCGCGTCTAGCCAGACGAGTGCAATTGAGCGATTGCGAACTGCACTGCAGCAGCCAAAGCGCGCAGTCGATGTCTTCGATGCGCTATTCTCTCGGCAAATCGCTTTGGATGATCACACTCAACTCGGCTTGGCCACTGGCGAGAGTGTCGCCCACCTCAATTACTTGATTCATCGCGGCGAGGCCATTGCGCAACTCGATGTTGATGGTGTCGCTTGGTATCAAATTGTACGTTGA